DNA sequence from the Candidatus Aminicenantes bacterium genome:
AGTTATAAATTATGGGAATAGATATAAGGAATTTTCAAGGCTGACGCTTTTTCTTTCTTCCCCCCGTTCCCGGTGCCGTCCGGTCGGGACCAAAGTACTTTTTGCTGCGGTAGCGCAGCCAGACCCGCAGCACCTGGGGGATTTCTTTTCTTTGTTCCGGGGAGAGGCTCTCGTACAGCTTCAGGGCCATGTCGCGGTGGGTGCGGCAGGCGGGATTGCGGTGCGCGTCCCAGTACGACCGGGCCAGGCGGATCAAGCGGCAGGTTTCCTTGACGGGATCGACGGAATCAATCCTAGACATGGGAGAATGGTATCATATGCGGCCATTCCTTGTCGTCCTGCCTACTGCGTCCCGTCAGGGCCGGAAAGGAGTTCGCCTAGGGCCGATGCTTGACTTTGTAACTTGGGCAGAATAGGCTAACTCCCATGAAGCGGCGGTTCATTTTTCTTATTTTTCTTGTGTTACTGCCCGGCGTATTTCTGGCCGGCGAGCGGGAAATCGATTATCGCACCCGCGTCTGGTCCGACACCCGGCCGGCCATCAATCTGACCCATGTCTTCGCGGGCGAGATCAACCGCCGAGGCAAGCCGGTCGGCTTCCATTCCAGGCCCGGGGGGATCGATCCCGCCGGCAGCGGCATCGTACGCTTCATTGACCGACCCAACCGCGTTGGGGTCTATACCGCCGTGGTCTGGATCGACCGCCGCAACCGGACCAAGTTCTCGACCCTCTATCCCGATCGCCTGACCCGCCAGATGGTGATCGAGGCTATCCTTGCCGCCCATCGCCGGGGTCAATGCCGCGGCGAGCGCTTCAGCGGCCCTTCGGGCTATGGATTCACCATTGAGGGCTATATCCAGAACGGGCGCATCAGCACCGCGTATCCAATCTATTCACGATGACAGGAGCAGACAATGACCCACCGATTCTATCGTGATGCCAAGGGCGATTTCAGGGCAAAGACCGGCCGCGACCAGCGCCTGCTCGGCCGGTTCCTGGAGGCCGACGTGCAGGGAAGCGTCGGGATATGTGATGAGGTCCTTGCGGCGCTCGACGATATCGCGGCTGGCCGCAGGAAGCGCTGGCAAATGACCGGCAACGTCCATACTCTGATCGTCAGCATGCGCCGAGCGCGCATCCGGACCGAATTCGCTTCCGACCCCGAGCTGATCCTGTCCCCGGCCGCGCTGCG
Encoded proteins:
- a CDS encoding Precorrin-3B methylase, whose amino-acid sequence is MSRIDSVDPVKETCRLIRLARSYWDAHRNPACRTHRDMALKLYESLSPEQRKEIPQVLRVWLRYRSKKYFGPDRTAPGTGGRKKKRQP
- a CDS encoding EndoU domain-containing protein, with amino-acid sequence MKRRFIFLIFLVLLPGVFLAGEREIDYRTRVWSDTRPAINLTHVFAGEINRRGKPVGFHSRPGGIDPAGSGIVRFIDRPNRVGVYTAVVWIDRRNRTKFSTLYPDRLTRQMVIEAILAAHRRGQCRGERFSGPSGYGFTIEGYIQNGRISTAYPIYSR
- a CDS encoding YacL family protein, with product MTHRFYRDAKGDFRAKTGRDQRLLGRFLEADVQGSVGICDEVLAALDDIAAGRRKRWQMTGNVHTLIVSMRRARIRTEFASDPELILSPAALRQALLEWKTLIGRKTPRRSR